A region from the Lentimonas sp. CC4 genome encodes:
- a CDS encoding chloride channel protein, giving the protein MPKERFSLNNLPNWMRGRFNDSQRFLMLCMCAGVLCGLVGVSFHLAITGIFEALFGFFESLGVWAIPAMILSPAFAGLIVGLMIRYVSPTASGSGIPQTKAAYYQNFGVIKTSEAFWRFIIGTISVAFGNSLGREGPTVHICSAVSSKLGRLFGLGKLRVQAMIPVGMGAGISAAFNAPIAAITFVFEELLDNFSSKALGGILIAVVVAAVVERTLLGEHAALQADTTFFHTSWWMLVCLVMGPTAGLLGHLFTQSLLKLRGHFKQWQSIPNWLKPAIGGLSVGMMGVTVYHFSGGHLGVFSIGYTDLNSALNGELAWTVILLLLVGKLVATTVCYASGSSGGIFAPVIFIGSMLGGLFGVLLMNFGYDSTVAAGAALLGTGAFFAAVIRCPMTSVIIIFEMTANYSLILPLMIGNFLAHLISSKLSPIPIYDALLLQDGISLKKLPAYRGEQDWRNLPVSTIMTHDSRTVIGSLNAQQNLERIAEYGHKHHGYPVVTDLNSQALLGVITHHELEEIVAEGNDQLISEWIEGHKIIEIYPDNSIRDAANTLVIKDVLQAPIVSRKDPTKLLGIVTLHDIARQQNAIEDTLDP; this is encoded by the coding sequence ATGCCAAAGGAACGCTTCAGCCTTAATAATCTGCCAAATTGGATGCGAGGTCGCTTCAACGACTCCCAGCGCTTCCTAATGCTATGCATGTGCGCTGGAGTGCTTTGCGGGTTAGTAGGCGTCAGTTTCCACTTAGCAATCACTGGTATTTTCGAGGCATTATTCGGATTCTTTGAGAGTTTAGGCGTATGGGCAATTCCTGCCATGATCCTCTCTCCTGCGTTTGCGGGGTTAATTGTCGGCCTAATGATCCGCTACGTTTCCCCGACCGCCAGCGGCTCGGGTATCCCACAAACCAAAGCGGCCTATTATCAAAATTTCGGCGTCATCAAGACTTCGGAAGCATTTTGGCGCTTCATTATCGGCACAATTTCGGTGGCATTCGGTAATAGCCTCGGCCGCGAAGGCCCGACAGTGCATATTTGCAGCGCGGTGTCCTCGAAGCTGGGGCGCCTGTTCGGGTTGGGCAAATTACGCGTGCAAGCAATGATCCCAGTGGGCATGGGCGCAGGGATCTCGGCGGCGTTCAATGCGCCAATCGCGGCCATTACTTTTGTATTTGAAGAGCTTCTCGATAATTTCAGCAGTAAGGCGCTCGGCGGTATTTTGATCGCAGTCGTCGTCGCGGCCGTGGTAGAGCGCACATTACTCGGCGAGCACGCAGCCCTTCAAGCTGACACCACCTTCTTCCACACGTCCTGGTGGATGCTCGTTTGCTTAGTAATGGGACCGACAGCAGGACTCCTTGGACACCTATTTACACAGTCACTCCTCAAATTGCGCGGCCACTTCAAGCAATGGCAATCCATCCCCAACTGGCTCAAACCTGCCATCGGCGGGCTCAGTGTCGGCATGATGGGTGTCACCGTCTATCACTTCAGCGGCGGGCATCTGGGCGTGTTCAGCATAGGCTACACAGATCTAAACTCAGCACTCAATGGCGAGCTGGCTTGGACCGTCATCCTACTACTGCTCGTTGGAAAGCTGGTCGCCACGACAGTCTGCTACGCATCTGGCAGTAGTGGTGGTATTTTTGCTCCGGTCATCTTTATCGGCAGTATGCTAGGTGGGCTCTTTGGAGTGCTGCTCATGAACTTTGGCTACGATTCCACCGTGGCAGCGGGTGCTGCACTGTTGGGCACGGGCGCGTTCTTCGCCGCGGTGATTCGATGCCCAATGACCTCTGTCATCATCATTTTTGAAATGACGGCCAACTACTCGTTGATTTTGCCGCTGATGATTGGCAATTTCCTCGCACATTTAATTTCATCGAAGCTCAGCCCGATACCCATCTACGATGCCCTACTACTACAAGACGGCATTAGCCTGAAGAAGCTGCCAGCCTACCGTGGTGAACAGGACTGGCGCAATTTACCCGTCAGCACGATCATGACGCACGATTCGCGCACAGTGATCGGCAGTTTAAACGCACAGCAAAACTTAGAGCGCATCGCAGAATATGGACACAAACACCACGGCTATCCGGTTGTCACGGATCTAAACTCGCAAGCACTACTCGGAGTGATCACTCACCACGAACTCGAAGAGATTGTCGCCGAAGGCAACGATCAGCTAATAAGTGAATGGATTGAGGGACACAAGATCATCGAAATCTATCCAGACAACTCCATCCGCGATGCAGCCAATACATTAGTCATTAAGGATGTGCTACAGGCACCGATCGTCAGCCGCAAGGACCCAACGAAGCTACTAGGGATCGTCACCCTGCACGACATCGCCCGCCAGCAAAACGCGATTGAAGATACCTTAGACCCCTAG
- a CDS encoding superoxide dismutase [Ni] produces MKTSKLAQLAFALSLVTTPFIATQTAEAHCEVPCGIYNDGARVESMLEDAATIAKATKMMAELEGKTDAQSINQMTRWVANKEEHAQKIIDTISNYFLTQRVKADQEDYKERLVKHHTVIVNAMKAKQNADSKYATALAESIEALTAYYPVHRH; encoded by the coding sequence ATGAAAACCTCCAAACTTGCCCAACTCGCATTTGCGCTCTCGCTCGTCACCACACCATTCATCGCCACGCAGACAGCAGAAGCTCACTGCGAGGTGCCCTGCGGCATCTACAACGACGGCGCACGCGTCGAAAGCATGCTCGAAGACGCAGCCACCATCGCCAAAGCCACCAAGATGATGGCCGAACTAGAAGGCAAAACAGACGCACAATCCATTAATCAAATGACACGCTGGGTTGCCAATAAAGAGGAACACGCTCAAAAGATCATCGACACCATCAGCAACTACTTCCTCACACAACGCGTCAAAGCGGACCAAGAGGATTACAAAGAGCGCCTCGTCAAGCACCACACCGTCATCGTCAACGCGATGAAGGCCAAGCAGAATGCGGACAGCAAATATGCCACCGCACTTGCAGAAAGCATCGAAGCACTGACCGCTTACTACCCAGTGCATCGACACTAG
- a CDS encoding shikimate dehydrogenase, whose translation MDTEKTYTLRDLEATEFSGTPLAVIGHPIKHSVSPAMHNAALAKLREADSRFVDWAYYRFDIAPEDFAQALPLFHQRNFLGLNLTIPHKVQAMDLIKGVSPDAEVAGAVNTLVWGELGYDGFNTDGYGLSKALELDLGVSLKGANVMLLGSGGAARGAAVQCVLEECAQLYVGNRTPSRLQELMDVIGGMSGGERAQTFAFSQLPEDLPEQGVVVNATSLGLKEGDPAPIDVSRLPSGWKVYDMIYNPLTALLVQAHAENLPIANGLSMLVHQGARSLEIWSHSVVDAHAMMTAACHALNLPPRND comes from the coding sequence GTGGACACCGAAAAAACTTATACCCTCAGGGATCTAGAAGCGACCGAATTTAGCGGCACTCCGTTGGCCGTCATTGGGCATCCGATTAAGCACTCCGTTAGCCCAGCGATGCACAATGCTGCATTGGCTAAATTGAGAGAGGCGGATTCTCGCTTTGTTGATTGGGCCTATTACCGTTTTGATATTGCTCCGGAGGATTTTGCTCAGGCCTTGCCGCTGTTTCATCAGCGCAACTTTTTGGGGTTGAACCTTACGATTCCGCATAAGGTGCAGGCGATGGACTTGATTAAAGGCGTCTCGCCAGATGCTGAGGTGGCGGGAGCAGTCAATACTTTGGTCTGGGGCGAGTTGGGCTATGATGGCTTTAATACCGATGGTTACGGACTCTCGAAGGCGTTGGAGTTGGATCTCGGAGTGAGTCTGAAGGGGGCGAATGTGATGCTACTCGGCTCGGGCGGAGCGGCGCGTGGTGCTGCGGTGCAGTGTGTGCTCGAAGAGTGCGCACAATTATATGTGGGCAATCGCACACCCTCGCGCTTGCAAGAGTTGATGGATGTGATTGGTGGTATGTCCGGCGGAGAACGTGCGCAAACTTTTGCGTTTAGTCAGCTTCCAGAAGACCTGCCAGAACAGGGTGTGGTGGTGAATGCGACTTCGCTTGGCCTAAAGGAGGGAGACCCTGCGCCCATCGACGTGAGCCGACTTCCCTCCGGGTGGAAGGTCTATGATATGATCTATAATCCATTGACCGCTCTACTGGTGCAGGCGCATGCAGAGAATCTTCCAATCGCCAATGGGCTTTCGATGCTGGTGCATCAAGGTGCCCGCTCTTTAGAAATTTGGTCGCACAGTGTGGTCGATGCGCATGCGATGATGACTGCCGCCTGTCACGCTTTGAACCTACCTCCACGTAATGATTGA
- a CDS encoding A24 family peptidase, protein MIETFSYINADFPWFFATISFIFGAITGSFLNVCIYRIPAERSVVFPGSTCACGQAIAWYNNIPILSWFILRGRAPCCGERFSVRYPAIEMLTGVLFYVCWLMHPPVVAIIGFVFISFLICSTFIDFDHMIIPDRFSIGGMVLGVVLSFCFPALHGVEGQPIMENVESGVRSIVGALVGAGLVYWIAVLGEIVFRKPAMGEGDVKFVGFIGAFCGWQGAVFSMFGGAFIGSIVLLPLLLIGRIFGWKQTIGSDEGEDEEGEETVAFGSQVPFGPMLALGGLVYFLGFDYYVDWYFADFVANFFGQ, encoded by the coding sequence ATGATTGAGACTTTTTCATATATCAACGCCGACTTCCCTTGGTTTTTCGCGACCATCAGCTTTATTTTTGGAGCGATTACAGGCAGCTTTTTAAACGTCTGCATTTATCGTATCCCTGCGGAGCGCTCGGTGGTGTTTCCTGGGTCGACTTGTGCATGCGGGCAGGCAATCGCATGGTATAACAATATTCCGATCCTGAGTTGGTTTATTCTACGCGGGCGAGCTCCTTGCTGTGGTGAGCGATTCAGTGTGCGTTATCCCGCGATCGAGATGCTTACAGGGGTTTTATTTTATGTATGCTGGCTGATGCACCCTCCCGTTGTGGCGATCATTGGCTTTGTTTTTATTTCATTTTTGATCTGCTCCACGTTTATCGATTTCGATCATATGATTATCCCTGATCGGTTCTCGATCGGTGGCATGGTGCTCGGTGTGGTGCTTTCTTTTTGTTTCCCCGCGCTGCATGGTGTGGAAGGTCAGCCGATTATGGAGAATGTTGAATCAGGCGTGCGTTCGATTGTCGGTGCCTTGGTCGGTGCAGGCTTGGTGTATTGGATCGCGGTGCTCGGTGAGATCGTGTTTCGAAAGCCAGCAATGGGGGAGGGGGATGTGAAGTTTGTTGGTTTTATCGGTGCGTTTTGCGGATGGCAGGGGGCGGTGTTTTCTATGTTTGGCGGCGCATTTATCGGCTCTATCGTGCTGTTGCCGCTGCTGTTGATTGGCCGTATTTTTGGTTGGAAACAGACGATTGGTAGTGATGAGGGTGAGGATGAAGAGGGCGAAGAGACGGTTGCATTCGGCTCACAGGTGCCTTTTGGACCGATGCTCGCGCTGGGTGGATTGGTTTATTTTCTAGGATTTGACTACTACGTGGATTGGTATTTTGCGGATTTTGTAGCCAACTTCTTTGGGCAGTAG
- a CDS encoding YggS family pyridoxal phosphate-dependent enzyme has product MISFESFEGNLRDVNSRIETACLDAGRDVGSVQLLPVTKNHPVDAVLYAARAGLTAVGENRVQEASEKYAMHLADVRWELIGHLQTNKAKDAVAIFDRVQSVDSLKLLNRLNRCAEQLGKTLSVLLQCNTGEDPNKHGFCVGEMEGALEAALAAANLQVDGLMTIAPLDDNPDVAKAAFEGLRDLRDRLSAQYGLPLAELSMGMTGDLESAIAAGSTQIRVGTALYGARVY; this is encoded by the coding sequence ATGATTTCATTTGAAAGTTTTGAGGGTAATTTGAGGGATGTGAACTCCCGTATTGAGACTGCGTGTCTGGATGCGGGGCGTGATGTTGGCAGTGTTCAGTTGTTGCCTGTTACGAAGAACCATCCGGTGGATGCCGTGCTGTATGCCGCGCGTGCTGGGCTGACAGCGGTGGGAGAGAACCGCGTGCAGGAGGCTAGTGAGAAATATGCGATGCATCTTGCCGACGTGCGTTGGGAGTTGATTGGGCATTTGCAGACGAATAAGGCGAAGGATGCGGTGGCGATCTTTGATCGGGTGCAATCTGTGGATTCGCTCAAGCTGCTGAATCGTTTAAATCGTTGTGCGGAGCAGTTGGGGAAAACGCTATCAGTTTTACTACAATGCAATACGGGAGAGGATCCGAATAAGCACGGCTTCTGTGTTGGCGAGATGGAGGGTGCATTAGAAGCCGCACTGGCGGCAGCGAATTTACAGGTCGATGGGTTGATGACGATTGCGCCGCTAGATGATAATCCAGATGTGGCAAAGGCAGCTTTCGAGGGCTTGCGTGACCTGCGAGATCGGTTATCAGCGCAGTATGGATTACCTTTGGCTGAATTGTCTATGGGGATGACGGGAGATCTTGAAAGTGCGATTGCGGCCGGTTCTACGCAAATTCGTGTCGGCACGGCGCTATATGGAGCTCGGGTGTATTAG
- a CDS encoding LysR family transcriptional regulator, translated as MHIENFKIFSDLVESESFSRAAKLNGITQSAVSQQLRAMEKHFNILIVDRSQKQFRLTREGKKLFESAKEILYLYDKLNSELQEMKKVISGTIHISTVYSIGLHELPPYVKVFLAKFPEVNIRVEYRRANMVYEDILTNSIDLGLIAYPQKHKQLEVLPFHDDVLVLVVSPEHPFAKLKSVDIQEVAGQKFIGFEPDIPTRKATDIIFKEAEIENEPVMEFDNVETVKRAVEINAGIAILPQTTVVREEAQGLLKVLKFKNKTYKRPLALIHRKGRVLTPAIKKLIDLLTSKDLNRLEQVEAEIADLGDDAK; from the coding sequence ATGCACATTGAAAACTTTAAGATTTTTTCCGACCTTGTAGAGAGCGAAAGCTTCTCGCGAGCCGCAAAGTTAAACGGAATCACACAATCTGCCGTAAGCCAACAACTACGAGCAATGGAGAAGCATTTCAATATTCTCATTGTTGATCGTAGCCAGAAGCAATTCCGCCTCACACGCGAAGGTAAAAAGCTCTTCGAATCAGCCAAAGAGATCCTCTACCTCTACGACAAGCTAAACAGCGAGTTGCAGGAGATGAAGAAGGTCATCAGCGGCACGATCCACATTTCCACCGTCTATAGTATCGGGCTGCACGAATTGCCGCCATACGTGAAAGTCTTCCTAGCGAAGTTCCCTGAGGTGAACATACGCGTGGAGTATCGCCGAGCCAACATGGTCTATGAAGATATCCTTACCAATTCGATCGACCTCGGCCTCATTGCATACCCACAAAAGCACAAACAACTGGAAGTCCTTCCGTTCCACGACGACGTGCTCGTGCTCGTCGTGAGCCCAGAACACCCGTTCGCGAAGCTCAAGAGTGTCGATATTCAAGAAGTCGCTGGTCAGAAATTCATTGGATTCGAGCCAGACATCCCGACTCGTAAAGCAACCGATATCATTTTTAAGGAAGCTGAGATCGAGAATGAGCCAGTCATGGAGTTTGATAACGTCGAAACCGTCAAACGCGCCGTCGAGATCAACGCTGGTATCGCGATCCTTCCCCAGACCACTGTGGTGCGCGAAGAAGCCCAAGGCTTGCTCAAAGTCCTCAAGTTCAAGAACAAGACTTACAAACGTCCGCTTGCACTCATTCATCGCAAGGGCCGCGTGCTCACACCAGCGATCAAAAAACTGATCGATCTCTTAACCTCGAAAGACCTCAACCGCCTCGAACAAGTCGAAGCAGAGATCGCCGACCTAGGCGACGACGCGAAATAG
- a CDS encoding pitrilysin family protein, which produces MKLFTALTTTCTFALCSSLSALPEGIEHVQTLDEIQEYKLSENGLRVLLMPNEGLPVATVMVTYNVGARNEVTGTTGATHILEHMMFKGTDRFNSENGSDYSSVMERIGARSNATTYFDRTNYYATLPSEYVSRAIELEADRMRNLRIREEDLASEMTVVRNEYERGENNPVSTLIKEVYAAAFVAHPYSHPTIGWRSDIENTSPEKLRAFYNDFYWPENAVLTVIGGFDMDATLESVKEFYGAVPTAPNPIPTVETTEPKQLGPRRLIIERTGQVGVVMTGFKAPEGANTDWAALTLIEQILGADKTGRLYRALEDQGKASATFTYAPQLRDPGLFILAAFLTPEATHEETESIILDEIKKLISGGVTEDELARAKAVIQANTVYGRDGPYAIADQINEAIAMGDWTTYVNLPKAIQKVTTADIQRVAAKYFIRNNSTTGWFVPQNSSTVAQLTNHAHHGPRYFRDPAIYGPLHNSAEAVATAAGVTTTAPLVDFSSHMQRATVGGIELIAIDMPIKDVVSFVGSFAAGETLSPTDAPALAGLTAAMLDKGTKRNDRFAIAERLDNLGANISFNASAHSLEFSGKFLRADAGAIMGLLAEQLREPAFDAEVLETLKSRQTAGYLQAIDNPDYRADAQIARLLYPKGHPNYTDEIEVLLEDLKSTTIEDIAQFHADHYGPQSMRLVFAGDIDFEQLTAAVEFAFDGWTGGVDYPTKQPDQLENSQQSEHIYITDKTSVAVRYAQNTGLQRTDDDYIPFMLGNYILGGSFNSRLMQEVRKKQGLTYSIHSTHSGDILTPGNWGLSASFSPALLDQGLEATESVLTDWYEQGINEDEAHRAIETLSGSYLVGLSTTGRVAGQVLSFMQRGLPAEYIDEYPKRLQSVTAKQVNSTIRKHLNPELNKLVIAGSLEEPRTEEPTTILEQQSLSVRLDAPDAGWGIEIEKVYRTNESLIVISQLQHNGDMAAAVISTVSDAVSIPVSDDDTLTVRHYILGKTWDWGATPNYTFIESMDAFGRSLDEAELIYEK; this is translated from the coding sequence ATGAAGCTCTTTACTGCCTTAACTACGACTTGCACATTTGCCCTTTGCTCCTCCCTGTCGGCGCTCCCCGAAGGAATTGAACACGTTCAAACCCTGGACGAGATACAGGAATACAAACTCAGCGAGAACGGACTGCGCGTGCTCCTCATGCCCAACGAAGGTCTGCCAGTCGCTACGGTTATGGTGACCTACAACGTCGGCGCTCGCAACGAAGTGACAGGAACGACGGGAGCCACTCACATTTTAGAGCATATGATGTTTAAAGGCACGGATCGCTTTAATAGCGAGAATGGCTCCGACTACTCCAGCGTCATGGAGCGTATCGGCGCACGCTCAAACGCCACTACTTACTTCGACCGCACCAACTACTACGCCACGCTACCAAGCGAGTATGTCTCACGCGCCATCGAGCTAGAGGCCGACCGTATGCGTAACCTTCGCATCCGCGAAGAGGATCTCGCGTCGGAAATGACCGTCGTGCGCAACGAGTATGAACGCGGCGAAAACAATCCAGTCAGCACCTTAATCAAAGAGGTCTATGCTGCAGCATTCGTCGCCCATCCCTATTCGCACCCGACAATCGGCTGGCGCTCAGACATCGAGAACACTTCCCCAGAGAAGCTGCGCGCGTTTTATAACGACTTCTACTGGCCGGAAAACGCGGTGCTCACCGTGATCGGCGGCTTCGACATGGATGCCACTCTCGAATCCGTCAAAGAATTCTACGGCGCCGTGCCGACAGCGCCCAACCCAATACCCACCGTTGAAACCACCGAACCCAAGCAACTCGGCCCGCGCCGTTTAATAATCGAACGCACAGGTCAGGTCGGCGTCGTCATGACTGGCTTTAAAGCCCCCGAAGGTGCCAACACTGACTGGGCAGCACTCACGCTGATCGAGCAAATACTCGGTGCTGATAAGACTGGGCGCCTCTACCGCGCACTCGAAGACCAGGGCAAAGCCAGCGCGACGTTCACCTACGCGCCACAACTTCGCGACCCCGGCCTCTTCATACTCGCAGCCTTCCTCACCCCCGAGGCGACTCACGAAGAAACCGAATCCATCATACTCGACGAAATTAAAAAACTCATCAGCGGCGGCGTGACAGAAGACGAGCTCGCACGTGCCAAGGCCGTCATCCAAGCCAACACGGTTTATGGACGCGACGGCCCCTACGCTATCGCCGACCAGATCAATGAAGCCATCGCCATGGGCGACTGGACGACTTACGTCAACCTGCCCAAAGCGATACAGAAAGTTACCACCGCTGACATTCAACGCGTCGCCGCAAAATACTTCATCCGCAACAACAGCACAACTGGCTGGTTCGTTCCGCAAAATTCAAGCACCGTCGCACAACTCACAAACCACGCTCACCACGGCCCGCGCTACTTCCGCGATCCCGCCATTTACGGCCCACTACACAACTCAGCAGAAGCGGTGGCAACAGCTGCCGGAGTCACTACAACTGCTCCACTCGTCGATTTCTCTAGCCATATGCAACGCGCCACCGTCGGCGGCATCGAACTGATTGCAATCGATATGCCGATCAAAGACGTCGTCTCTTTCGTGGGCAGCTTTGCCGCAGGCGAAACACTCAGTCCTACCGATGCGCCCGCACTCGCAGGCCTCACGGCTGCCATGCTCGACAAAGGCACCAAGCGCAACGATCGCTTCGCCATCGCCGAACGCCTCGATAACCTAGGAGCAAACATCAGCTTCAACGCCAGCGCACACAGCCTCGAATTCTCTGGTAAATTTCTACGTGCAGACGCCGGTGCAATCATGGGGCTACTCGCCGAGCAACTTCGCGAACCAGCATTCGATGCCGAAGTCCTCGAAACCTTGAAAAGTCGCCAAACCGCAGGCTACCTCCAAGCCATCGACAACCCCGATTACAGAGCCGACGCTCAAATCGCCCGCCTCCTTTACCCGAAAGGCCACCCGAACTACACAGATGAGATCGAAGTGCTCCTCGAAGACCTAAAAAGCACGACGATCGAAGACATCGCACAATTCCACGCCGATCACTACGGCCCACAATCCATGCGCCTCGTCTTCGCTGGCGACATTGACTTCGAGCAACTCACAGCTGCAGTCGAATTTGCCTTCGACGGCTGGACCGGCGGCGTAGACTACCCTACCAAGCAGCCCGACCAACTCGAAAACAGCCAACAATCTGAACATATCTACATCACAGATAAGACGAGTGTCGCAGTGCGTTATGCACAAAACACCGGCCTGCAGCGCACCGATGACGATTATATCCCGTTCATGCTCGGCAACTACATCCTCGGCGGCAGCTTCAATTCCCGCCTCATGCAAGAAGTGCGCAAGAAGCAAGGCCTCACCTACAGCATCCACTCCACCCACTCGGGCGACATTCTGACTCCCGGCAACTGGGGCCTAAGCGCAAGCTTCTCGCCAGCGCTCCTTGATCAAGGCCTCGAAGCCACCGAATCCGTCCTCACCGACTGGTATGAGCAAGGTATCAACGAAGATGAAGCGCACAGAGCCATCGAAACGCTCTCTGGCTCCTACCTCGTAGGCCTCTCTACCACTGGTAGAGTCGCAGGCCAAGTGCTCAGCTTCATGCAACGCGGACTCCCTGCAGAATACATCGACGAATACCCAAAGCGCCTACAATCCGTCACCGCGAAGCAGGTGAACTCCACGATTCGCAAACACCTAAATCCCGAGCTCAACAAACTCGTGATCGCAGGCTCACTCGAAGAGCCGCGAACCGAAGAACCCACCACCATACTAGAGCAACAATCACTCTCCGTGCGACTCGACGCACCCGACGCAGGGTGGGGCATCGAAATCGAGAAAGTCTATCGCACCAACGAAAGCCTCATCGTTATCAGCCAACTGCAACACAATGGCGATATGGCCGCAGCCGTCATCAGCACCGTATCCGATGCCGTCAGTATTCCCGTAAGCGATGATGATACGCTGACAGTGCGCCACTATATCCTAGGCAAGACGTGGGACTGGGGAGCGACACCCAATTACACCTTCATCGAATCGATGGACGCCTTTGGCAGATCCCTCGATGAAGCCGAACTGATCTACGAAAAGTAA
- a CDS encoding metal-dependent transcriptional regulator, producing MASSTVEDYIKHIYLVSEKSGKDQVSMGHVAEALGVVAGTATTMVKALADAGLVDYEPRVGVHLTEHGRRLALHVLRRHRLIEQFLVEVLGFDWSEVHEEAECLEHVVSDLLLERIDKKLGHPTEDPHGDPIPSAEGELLHGSSESLVACPLDMPLSVARITDQDPDFLQYIARAGLNLGIELQVVERSMSAESVRLTVTETGEGLTLGLGAAAKVLVREA from the coding sequence ATGGCTAGTTCTACGGTAGAAGATTATATAAAGCACATTTACTTGGTTTCTGAGAAATCGGGGAAGGATCAGGTATCGATGGGCCATGTGGCTGAAGCGCTCGGTGTGGTAGCTGGCACGGCGACGACGATGGTGAAGGCCTTGGCGGATGCTGGCCTCGTTGATTATGAGCCGCGGGTGGGGGTGCATTTAACGGAGCATGGCCGTAGGTTGGCGCTGCATGTATTGCGCCGACATCGCTTGATTGAGCAATTTTTAGTTGAAGTGCTAGGCTTCGACTGGTCTGAAGTGCATGAAGAGGCGGAGTGCTTGGAGCACGTGGTCTCGGATCTGTTACTTGAGCGAATTGATAAAAAATTAGGCCACCCCACCGAAGATCCGCATGGTGATCCGATCCCATCGGCAGAAGGTGAGCTATTGCACGGGAGTTCGGAGAGCTTGGTGGCTTGTCCGTTGGATATGCCACTTTCAGTGGCGCGTATCACTGATCAAGACCCTGACTTTTTACAATACATTGCGCGTGCGGGCTTAAATCTCGGCATCGAGTTGCAAGTCGTCGAGCGCAGCATGAGTGCGGAATCGGTGCGTTTGACTGTGACTGAAACAGGCGAAGGCCTGACGCTGGGGTTAGGCGCCGCGGCAAAGGTGCTGGTGCGCGAAGCGTAG
- a CDS encoding ammonium transporter → MKIKKNLLALLLGSSAFLLAGTLGAQELPVNEAAEVVEAVADAIPFEDGYAAFMESPGAAFFTISNLWLLISAALVFIMHLGFASVESGLGQSKNTVNILFKNVFIISMGLITYALWGFNAMYPGDAWTIGGFFAMGSWFDVDPSVALMTAEYADYTWYTDFIFQGMFAATAATIVSGAVAERVKLSSFMVFATLLVTFAYPVTGSWQWGGGWLAERGFYDFAGSSLVHAFGGFAALACVLVLGPRAGKYVNGQIRPILGHSMPLATIGVFLLFLGWFGFNGGSVLNADPYLVSLVFVTTALAAAAGGLGAIFTSWIFLKKPDLSMALNGILAGLVGITAGADSIMPFWAIVTGLIAGILVVFSIIFFDKIKIDDPVGAISVHGVCGIFGTLAVALFSDAAGFGIQLIGTLSVGAFAFIFSFAVFGLLKVVMGVRVSPEEESEGLDIGEHGQEAYPDFSGARSH, encoded by the coding sequence ATGAAGATTAAGAAAAACCTTCTCGCTTTGCTACTCGGTAGCTCGGCGTTTTTGCTAGCCGGGACACTCGGTGCGCAGGAACTCCCTGTTAATGAGGCAGCTGAAGTTGTTGAAGCAGTTGCTGATGCAATTCCATTTGAAGACGGTTATGCCGCATTTATGGAATCGCCCGGAGCTGCATTCTTTACAATCAGTAACTTGTGGCTCCTGATCTCGGCAGCCTTGGTGTTTATCATGCACCTCGGATTCGCTTCGGTTGAGTCTGGCCTGGGGCAATCCAAGAACACAGTGAACATTCTCTTTAAGAATGTTTTCATCATTTCTATGGGTTTGATCACATATGCGCTTTGGGGCTTCAATGCGATGTATCCTGGTGATGCATGGACAATTGGAGGATTCTTTGCAATGGGTTCTTGGTTCGATGTGGATCCTTCTGTTGCGCTGATGACTGCTGAGTATGCAGATTACACATGGTATACTGACTTTATCTTCCAGGGCATGTTTGCTGCGACTGCTGCAACCATCGTATCTGGTGCAGTTGCTGAGCGCGTGAAGCTTTCTTCGTTCATGGTTTTCGCAACATTGCTTGTGACATTTGCTTACCCTGTTACTGGTTCGTGGCAGTGGGGTGGCGGCTGGCTTGCAGAGCGTGGTTTCTACGACTTCGCTGGTTCTTCGCTCGTTCACGCTTTCGGTGGCTTTGCTGCTCTCGCCTGTGTGCTTGTTCTCGGCCCTCGTGCTGGTAAGTATGTGAACGGTCAAATCCGTCCGATCCTTGGTCACAGCATGCCGCTTGCGACGATCGGTGTTTTCCTTCTGTTCCTCGGTTGGTTCGGTTTCAACGGTGGTTCTGTTCTCAATGCCGATCCATACTTGGTATCTCTTGTATTCGTAACAACTGCTCTAGCTGCGGCTGCGGGTGGTCTCGGTGCAATCTTCACTTCTTGGATCTTCTTGAAGAAGCCTGACCTTTCGATGGCACTCAATGGTATCCTTGCTGGCCTCGTTGGCATCACTGCCGGTGCTGACTCTATCATGCCATTCTGGGCAATCGTTACTGGCTTGATTGCTGGTATCCTAGTGGTCTTCTCCATCATCTTCTTCGATAAGATCAAGATCGACGATCCTGTCGGTGCGATCTCCGTTCACGGTGTGTGCGGTATCTTCGGCACATTGGCAGTGGCGCTCTTTAGCGACGCGGCTGGCTTCGGTATCCAGTTGATCGGCACTCTGTCGGTCGGTGCTTTTGCCTTCATCTTCTCGTTCGCAGTCTTTGGTCTGCTCAAGGTTGTCATGGGTGTCCGCGTATCTCCTGAAGAAGAGTCCGAAGGTCTCGACATCGGTGAGCACGGTCAAGAAGCCTATCCTGACTTTAGTGGTGCACGGTCTCACTAA